A DNA window from Halococcus agarilyticus contains the following coding sequences:
- a CDS encoding S8 family serine peptidase: MPRKYATVLAIIVAGVVTLSMAAPFAGAMGTGHHSTQHSIDSDTTQLSSVGGQTQATQSAGATQSQAAPIGSALQDANGTVDVLLVLDQAAVDRGADREETIETLKQHAASTQSSVTTDATDLGGVDVTNRFWIANLVAATVDTNETSVRSLAQINGVNAVVKSREISVPEPPENQPVRPTGDDAAAGPNDINTTYGLDQINATQTWNEFDTRGEGTKVAVLDTGVDIGHPDIDLYTENASNETYPGGWAEFDENGNQVPGSEPRDSAYHGTHVSGTVSGGDASGQYIGVAPNVQLMHGMVIPGGSGSTTQVIGGVQWAVSEGADVASLSLGAGCGLFGPVYSQAWIPVVENAKSSGTSFVAAAGNAGEGCVGSPGNDHKTFSIGASNAQGDIAEFSSGGVIDKSNWDDPPAEWPSTFIKPNVSAPGAAVTSADPDGNGYQNLSGTSMATPHVAGAIALMHSANPDASVYEIQQALNKTAWRPADPTPPSDERSTQHGQKDTRYGMGIIDVHNATQQIAAAAPESELGDVNENGEVNVQDVRLMQQYLYGQEPENFNANLGDMNRDGEVTRTDLRLLQRKVQGTLDEGEIQVSNLTAPDEVNETETFNVTVDLENPGDEGALQEIAFHVAENESDLGEGEPVATEIVDMAPEGVDDPVDRPHETTVAFEIDASNLPAGDYYHGVFSEDDSATGEITVLGSNFEVSDLSAPAEVEQGDAFDVNATIANTGNQADTQTVEYRLDGTVERTTNVTLGAGESTTVGFEDIETDGVSAGTYQHGVHTEDDSQTANITVLEGFFDVEITDAPDEASPGETVNVSATVENTGNATDEQTVRYDLVPNQTDVAVVDDVNDTQSQALVDRLESSLPAERYDVTFVNASNVMDEIDAYDTFVVNEFQTGDGPVEDFHEATDDTETGVVYLDQWGNFGGSDAVNELSSATGNPASHSDEFSAGDPYFQITQDHPIFAGVGDPGDQVDVFTGSGPEHSWHSDYSGQTIATVGESGTTAGAAIAVDASTNTVLADSLGQTSYLPAPFSEASNRILANSVAHVSGFGPVGTSVGALDDTSENVTLDPGESETVEFTDTVPDDIDISIGYRHVVESEDDTDYAPLTIDVERGAVEGTVTNNATGDPIEGATVDVTVEVDDGNYTAVTGADGTYRIDGVPAGTHNVTVSAEGYENTTAEVDVPANGTVTQDFALAPMDGSISGTVTASDTGEPVANVTVAAEDGEGNVHEAMTGANGTYTIDVPPGQYVVNVADTPGDYRPQEIVTVAPGEAVTGVDFEVTPRNGSIAGSVESAAGQPIEGAHVVDADGDAFNVTTDESGHYEITGLDRGTYALRAKAEGYNATDIEFVEVPANGTTTQNFTLGSFFAVSDLSAPATAAQGDTIDVSATLTNTGSEQATRTAFYFPPGTDFGGDTFTTQSHLSERVTLDGGESTTVTFTYDVATSREPGEYEHGVSADEVASSTITIEEAETPGEANYSVSDLSAPATAAPGEEIDVNATITNTGNATGTQTVEYLFDGTTANTSEVTLDPGESTTVAFSPMVPATEGTYQHGVETADDSALANISVEAGEPEPAYFAISNLTGPSEVGQGESFTTTATITNTGDEEGTQTIYPFLGEASTLSQYDLGEFGSREMLANFRPQAAPQQVTLDGGESTTVTFTYDIAADKEPGDYAYTISSLQEIASHPLTVTAANGSGQAAVPPAPVFANGGPPAPVFENGAPPAPVFGGERADGIEQQRQSG; the protein is encoded by the coding sequence ATGCCACGTAAATACGCCACAGTTCTCGCGATCATCGTCGCGGGGGTGGTCACGCTTTCCATGGCAGCACCGTTCGCCGGTGCGATGGGGACGGGCCACCACTCCACGCAGCATAGCATCGATTCGGATACCACACAACTGAGCTCCGTCGGGGGACAGACACAGGCCACCCAGTCTGCCGGCGCGACCCAATCACAAGCAGCCCCGATCGGTTCGGCGCTGCAGGACGCCAACGGGACGGTCGACGTACTCCTCGTCCTCGATCAGGCGGCCGTCGATCGCGGGGCGGATCGAGAGGAGACGATCGAGACGCTGAAACAGCACGCGGCGAGCACCCAGTCGTCGGTGACGACCGACGCCACCGACCTCGGGGGCGTCGACGTCACCAACCGGTTCTGGATCGCCAACCTCGTTGCGGCCACCGTCGACACCAACGAAACCAGCGTTCGGTCGCTGGCACAGATCAACGGCGTCAACGCGGTCGTCAAGAGCCGCGAGATCTCGGTCCCGGAACCGCCCGAAAACCAGCCCGTCCGGCCGACCGGTGACGACGCGGCGGCCGGCCCGAACGACATCAACACTACCTATGGGCTGGACCAGATCAACGCCACGCAGACCTGGAACGAGTTCGATACCCGCGGCGAGGGCACCAAAGTCGCGGTGCTCGATACGGGCGTCGACATCGGCCACCCGGATATCGATCTCTACACCGAGAACGCGTCGAACGAAACCTACCCCGGTGGGTGGGCCGAGTTCGACGAGAACGGCAACCAGGTCCCCGGCTCCGAGCCGCGCGATAGTGCCTATCACGGCACGCACGTCAGCGGCACTGTGTCTGGTGGCGACGCGAGCGGCCAGTACATCGGCGTCGCGCCCAACGTCCAACTGATGCACGGGATGGTCATTCCCGGTGGCAGCGGCTCGACCACCCAGGTCATCGGCGGCGTCCAGTGGGCCGTCAGCGAGGGAGCCGACGTGGCGAGCCTGAGCCTCGGCGCGGGCTGTGGCCTGTTCGGCCCGGTCTACTCGCAAGCGTGGATCCCGGTGGTCGAGAACGCGAAGTCCTCGGGGACCAGCTTCGTCGCCGCAGCCGGGAACGCTGGCGAGGGGTGTGTCGGCTCGCCCGGCAACGATCACAAGACGTTCTCAATCGGAGCCTCGAACGCCCAGGGCGACATCGCGGAGTTCTCCAGCGGCGGGGTCATCGACAAGAGCAACTGGGACGACCCACCCGCCGAGTGGCCGAGCACGTTCATCAAGCCGAACGTCTCCGCGCCCGGCGCTGCCGTAACGAGCGCCGATCCCGATGGCAACGGCTATCAGAACCTCAGCGGGACCTCGATGGCCACTCCACACGTCGCAGGGGCGATCGCGCTGATGCATTCGGCAAACCCCGATGCGTCGGTCTACGAGATCCAGCAGGCGCTCAACAAGACGGCGTGGAGACCCGCAGACCCCACGCCGCCGAGCGACGAGCGGAGTACGCAGCACGGGCAGAAAGACACGCGGTACGGGATGGGCATCATCGACGTCCACAACGCGACCCAGCAGATCGCCGCTGCCGCTCCCGAGTCCGAACTCGGTGACGTCAACGAGAACGGCGAGGTCAATGTCCAGGACGTCCGACTGATGCAGCAGTACCTCTACGGGCAGGAACCAGAGAACTTCAACGCGAATCTCGGGGACATGAACCGTGACGGCGAGGTCACCAGGACCGACCTGCGCCTGCTCCAGCGGAAGGTTCAGGGCACACTCGACGAGGGCGAGATTCAGGTGTCGAACCTCACAGCACCGGACGAGGTGAACGAGACCGAGACGTTCAACGTCACCGTCGACCTCGAAAACCCCGGCGACGAGGGCGCGCTCCAGGAGATCGCGTTCCACGTCGCCGAAAACGAGAGCGACCTCGGTGAGGGCGAACCCGTCGCGACCGAGATCGTCGACATGGCCCCCGAGGGTGTCGACGATCCCGTCGACCGCCCGCACGAGACCACGGTGGCGTTCGAGATCGACGCCTCGAACCTCCCGGCGGGCGACTACTACCACGGCGTGTTCAGCGAGGACGACTCCGCGACCGGCGAGATCACGGTCCTCGGGTCGAACTTCGAAGTCTCGGACCTGAGCGCGCCCGCGGAGGTCGAACAGGGCGACGCGTTCGACGTGAACGCGACGATCGCCAACACCGGCAACCAGGCGGACACCCAGACCGTCGAGTATCGCCTCGACGGCACAGTCGAGCGGACCACGAACGTCACGCTCGGTGCGGGTGAGAGCACCACCGTCGGGTTCGAGGACATCGAGACCGACGGCGTGAGCGCTGGCACCTACCAACACGGTGTCCACACGGAAGACGACTCACAGACGGCAAACATCACGGTGCTCGAAGGATTCTTCGACGTCGAGATCACCGACGCACCCGACGAGGCCAGCCCCGGCGAGACGGTCAACGTCTCGGCGACGGTCGAGAACACCGGTAACGCGACCGACGAACAGACCGTGCGGTACGATCTGGTGCCGAATCAGACCGACGTCGCGGTCGTCGACGACGTGAACGACACCCAGAGCCAGGCGCTCGTCGATCGGCTCGAATCGTCGCTGCCGGCCGAGCGCTACGACGTGACGTTCGTCAACGCCAGCAACGTGATGGACGAGATCGACGCCTACGACACGTTCGTCGTCAACGAGTTCCAGACGGGCGATGGGCCCGTCGAGGACTTCCACGAGGCAACCGACGACACCGAGACGGGCGTCGTCTACCTCGACCAGTGGGGCAACTTCGGCGGCAGCGACGCGGTCAACGAACTGTCCAGTGCGACCGGCAATCCGGCGAGCCACTCCGACGAGTTCAGCGCCGGCGATCCGTACTTCCAGATCACGCAGGATCACCCGATCTTCGCCGGTGTGGGCGACCCCGGTGATCAGGTGGACGTCTTCACCGGATCGGGGCCCGAGCACAGCTGGCACAGCGATTACAGCGGTCAGACGATCGCCACCGTCGGCGAGAGCGGCACCACCGCCGGGGCAGCCATCGCGGTCGACGCGTCGACGAACACGGTGCTCGCGGACTCGCTCGGACAGACGAGCTACCTTCCCGCTCCGTTCAGCGAGGCATCGAACCGGATCCTCGCGAACTCGGTCGCGCACGTCAGCGGCTTCGGTCCGGTCGGCACCAGCGTTGGGGCGCTCGACGACACCAGCGAGAACGTCACGCTCGATCCCGGTGAGTCCGAGACCGTCGAGTTCACCGACACGGTCCCGGACGACATCGACATCTCGATCGGCTACCGCCACGTGGTCGAGAGCGAGGACGATACGGACTACGCGCCGCTCACGATCGACGTCGAGCGCGGTGCCGTTGAAGGAACGGTGACCAACAACGCGACCGGCGACCCGATCGAGGGCGCGACGGTCGACGTCACGGTTGAGGTCGACGACGGCAACTACACCGCCGTGACCGGCGCGGACGGCACGTACCGGATCGACGGCGTGCCCGCGGGCACGCACAACGTCACGGTGTCGGCCGAGGGCTACGAGAACACGACCGCTGAAGTCGACGTGCCGGCGAACGGCACGGTCACCCAGGACTTCGCGCTCGCCCCGATGGACGGGTCGATCAGCGGGACGGTCACCGCGAGCGACACCGGCGAACCGGTCGCGAACGTCACCGTCGCCGCCGAGGACGGCGAGGGCAACGTCCACGAGGCGATGACCGGCGCGAACGGCACGTACACCATCGACGTACCGCCGGGACAGTACGTCGTGAACGTCGCCGACACGCCTGGCGATTACCGGCCCCAGGAGATCGTCACGGTCGCCCCCGGCGAGGCAGTCACCGGCGTCGATTTCGAAGTCACTCCACGTAACGGCTCGATCGCGGGCTCCGTCGAGAGCGCCGCGGGCCAGCCCATCGAGGGCGCGCACGTGGTCGACGCCGACGGGGACGCGTTCAACGTGACCACCGACGAGAGCGGCCACTACGAGATCACCGGTCTCGACCGTGGCACGTACGCGCTGCGGGCGAAGGCCGAGGGCTACAACGCCACCGACATCGAGTTCGTGGAGGTGCCAGCGAACGGGACCACCACCCAGAACTTCACCCTCGGGTCGTTCTTCGCGGTCTCGGACCTGAGCGCGCCCGCCACCGCGGCCCAGGGTGACACCATCGACGTGAGCGCGACGCTCACCAACACCGGGTCGGAGCAGGCCACCCGAACGGCGTTCTACTTCCCGCCTGGCACCGACTTCGGCGGTGACACGTTCACCACCCAATCGCACCTCTCCGAGCGGGTGACGCTCGACGGCGGCGAGAGCACCACCGTGACGTTCACCTACGACGTTGCGACGAGCCGCGAGCCGGGCGAGTACGAGCACGGCGTCTCCGCCGACGAGGTCGCATCGTCGACGATCACGATCGAGGAGGCCGAGACCCCTGGTGAGGCGAACTACTCGGTTTCGGACCTCTCGGCCCCCGCCACGGCCGCACCCGGTGAAGAGATCGACGTGAATGCGACGATCACCAACACCGGCAACGCCACCGGCACGCAGACCGTCGAGTACCTGTTCGACGGCACGACGGCGAACACGAGTGAAGTGACGCTGGACCCGGGCGAGAGCACGACGGTCGCGTTCTCACCCATGGTGCCAGCCACCGAGGGCACCTACCAGCACGGCGTCGAGACCGCCGACGATAGCGCGCTCGCGAACATCTCGGTCGAAGCCGGCGAGCCGGAGCCGGCGTACTTCGCGATCTCGAACCTGACCGGCCCCTCGGAGGTGGGTCAGGGCGAGTCGTTCACGACGACCGCCACCATCACCAACACCGGTGACGAGGAGGGGACACAGACGATCTACCCCTTCCTTGGCGAGGCGTCGACGCTCAGCCAGTACGATCTCGGTGAGTTCGGCTCGCGCGAGATGCTCGCGAACTTCCGGCCACAGGCCGCCCCACAGCAGGTGACGCTCGACGGCGGCGAGAGCACCACCGTGACGTTCACCTACGACATCGCGGCGGACAAAGAGCCGGGCGACTACGCGTACACGATCTCCAGCCTGCAGGAGATCGCCTCCCACCCGCTGACCGTCACCGCAGCGAACGGCAGCGGCCAGGCCGCCGTTCCGCCAGCGCCGGTGTTCGCGAACGGTGGGCCGCCGGCACCCGTCTTCGAGAACGGCGCGCCGCCAGCGCCCGTCTTCGGGGGCGAACGTGCCGACGGGATCGAACAGCAACGGCAGTCGGGGTAA
- a CDS encoding DUF7333 family protein, with product MEFDSTTTAIAFVALIAIGVGGLLVAGVMAAGTVLMMVLPAMVVFGLLCLAIGVQYGQHRTSGR from the coding sequence ATGGAGTTCGATTCGACCACGACCGCCATCGCGTTCGTCGCCCTCATCGCGATCGGCGTCGGTGGCCTGCTCGTTGCGGGCGTGATGGCGGCCGGCACCGTGTTGATGATGGTCCTGCCCGCGATGGTCGTCTTCGGACTGCTCTGCCTCGCGATCGGCGTGCAGTACGGCCAGCACCGAACGAGCGGGCGATAG
- a CDS encoding aldo/keto reductase, translating into MSQEQRSSESAPRADEMPMLGLGTWQNEDPEQCAESVRTALETGYRHIDTAQAYSNEEAVGEGIEGADVPREDVFLATKVWKSSLSYDDVIHSTTESLDELGVESVDLLYAHWPAGEYDAEDTLPAFAELKDRGAIDRIGVSNFEPEHLDTAHEVLDEPIFANQVECHPLLPQDELRSYCDEHDIELVAYSPLARGEVFEVDELTEIAAKHDASAAQVSLAWLREKGVTAIPKATGKDHIEDNWDSLDVDLDDEDIETIDGIDREERQVDPDFAPW; encoded by the coding sequence ATGTCTCAAGAGCAACGCAGTTCCGAGAGCGCCCCGCGCGCCGACGAGATGCCGATGCTGGGCCTCGGCACGTGGCAGAACGAGGACCCGGAACAGTGCGCCGAGAGCGTCCGCACGGCGCTGGAGACGGGGTATCGACATATCGATACCGCCCAGGCGTACAGCAACGAGGAGGCCGTGGGCGAGGGGATCGAGGGAGCGGACGTCCCGCGCGAGGACGTCTTCCTCGCGACGAAGGTCTGGAAGTCGAGCCTGAGCTACGACGACGTGATCCACAGCACGACCGAGAGCCTCGACGAACTCGGCGTGGAGTCGGTCGATCTCCTCTACGCCCACTGGCCGGCCGGCGAGTACGACGCCGAGGACACCCTGCCGGCGTTCGCCGAGCTGAAGGATCGCGGCGCGATCGACCGGATCGGCGTCTCGAACTTCGAGCCCGAGCATCTCGACACCGCCCACGAGGTCCTCGACGAGCCGATCTTCGCGAACCAGGTCGAGTGTCATCCGCTGCTCCCACAGGACGAACTTCGGAGCTACTGCGACGAGCACGACATCGAACTCGTGGCGTACTCGCCGCTCGCGCGCGGCGAGGTCTTCGAGGTCGACGAACTCACCGAGATCGCCGCAAAACACGACGCGAGCGCGGCCCAGGTCAGCCTCGCGTGGCTCCGCGAGAAGGGCGTCACCGCGATCCCCAAGGCCACAGGGAAGGACCACATCGAGGACAACTGGGACTCGCTCGACGTCGATCTCGACGACGAGGACATCGAAACGATCGACGGGATCGACAGGGAAGAACGGCAGGTCGATCCCGACTTCGCGCCCTGGTAA
- a CDS encoding phosphoadenosine phosphosulfate reductase family protein — MSDAFPDYLDVDYTDGEGEDPEDYPSIEDKLEKAIEVTKRGLEQYQNPAVMWTGGKDSTLTLYFIKEVAERFDLDVPPAIFIDHYQHFDEIHDFVEKWADEWDLEVRYARNEDVGEYVDEHGLEPGDDIPIEDLSEHNQHHVRNILEYEEDSFEFLLDTYVGNHLLKTVALNDALEEYDVDGVISGVRWDEQEARADETFFSPRHDPEIYPPHDRIQPILQFAERDVWDAFWNFAVPETVAEYPDEGYVPQSADDLPNDLTNEDIPISPKYFAGFRSLGSEVSTEKADEEPAWLQDLEGTTERAGRAQDKEDLMERLRDLGYM, encoded by the coding sequence ATGTCCGACGCGTTCCCCGACTACCTCGACGTCGACTACACCGACGGCGAGGGCGAAGACCCCGAGGATTACCCGAGCATCGAGGACAAGCTCGAGAAGGCGATCGAGGTCACCAAGCGCGGCCTCGAACAGTACCAGAACCCCGCGGTGATGTGGACCGGCGGGAAGGATTCGACGCTCACCCTCTATTTCATCAAGGAGGTCGCCGAGCGCTTCGATCTCGACGTGCCGCCCGCGATCTTCATCGACCACTACCAGCACTTCGACGAGATCCACGACTTCGTCGAGAAGTGGGCCGACGAGTGGGATCTCGAGGTGCGCTACGCGCGCAACGAGGACGTCGGCGAGTACGTCGACGAGCACGGACTCGAACCGGGCGACGACATCCCCATCGAGGACCTCTCCGAGCACAACCAGCATCACGTCCGGAACATCCTCGAATACGAGGAGGACAGTTTCGAGTTCCTGCTCGACACCTACGTCGGCAACCACCTGCTCAAGACGGTGGCGCTCAACGACGCCCTCGAAGAGTACGACGTCGACGGCGTCATCTCGGGCGTCCGCTGGGACGAACAGGAGGCCCGCGCGGACGAGACCTTCTTCAGCCCGCGTCACGACCCCGAGATCTACCCGCCCCACGACCGCATCCAGCCGATCCTCCAGTTCGCAGAGCGCGACGTCTGGGACGCCTTCTGGAACTTCGCGGTCCCCGAGACCGTCGCGGAGTACCCCGACGAGGGCTACGTCCCCCAGAGCGCCGACGACCTCCCGAACGACCTCACCAACGAGGACATCCCGATCAGCCCGAAGTACTTCGCTGGCTTCCGGTCGCTCGGCAGCGAAGTGAGCACCGAAAAAGCCGACGAGGAGCCCGCGTGGCTCCAGGATCTCGAAGGCACGACCGAGCGCGCGGGCCGCGCCCAGGACAAGGAAGACCTGATGGAGCGCCTGCGCGACCTCGGCTACATGTAG
- a CDS encoding UbiA family prenyltransferase produces MAIARHEQGPRADLAALASQVHPVFMLPPLAASWFGAALAPTLSPVAGVVHMAAMFCAVYTAHVKDGYVDFHVRGEDDDHPLTVGGCRLGLALATGGFAACLGWLWFAVGLGAALVTLPAWFVGYLHAPQLDMHPVGATAGYPVGIALSILGGYYVQTGTFSVPSLAFAAVFLVLLSGIKVIDDAKDDAYDRSIDKRTVAVMLGRARARRVAYGLVALALVGVLVGATAGVFPPSTALAAVAFAGVAVTTRRLEPRRATEVLMRGSYVFLGLLFLAVWFRPLA; encoded by the coding sequence ATGGCTATCGCACGCCACGAGCAGGGACCACGAGCCGATCTCGCCGCGCTCGCCTCGCAGGTCCATCCGGTGTTCATGCTCCCACCGCTCGCGGCGTCGTGGTTCGGTGCGGCACTCGCTCCCACTCTCTCGCCGGTCGCCGGTGTCGTCCACATGGCGGCGATGTTCTGTGCGGTCTACACCGCCCACGTCAAGGACGGCTACGTCGACTTCCACGTTCGAGGTGAGGACGACGACCACCCGCTCACGGTGGGGGGCTGTCGGCTGGGGCTCGCGCTCGCGACCGGCGGGTTCGCGGCGTGTCTCGGCTGGCTCTGGTTCGCGGTTGGACTCGGTGCGGCGCTCGTCACGCTGCCAGCGTGGTTCGTCGGGTATCTCCATGCGCCCCAGCTCGACATGCACCCCGTGGGCGCGACTGCCGGCTATCCGGTCGGGATCGCACTCTCGATCCTCGGTGGATATTATGTCCAGACGGGCACGTTCTCGGTGCCGTCGCTCGCCTTTGCGGCCGTCTTCCTCGTGCTCCTCTCGGGGATCAAGGTCATCGACGACGCGAAGGACGACGCCTACGATCGCTCGATCGACAAGCGGACCGTCGCCGTGATGCTCGGTCGGGCGCGCGCTCGCCGGGTCGCATACGGCTTGGTTGCGCTCGCACTCGTGGGTGTGCTCGTTGGTGCGACCGCTGGCGTGTTTCCGCCGAGCACTGCCCTCGCAGCCGTCGCGTTCGCCGGTGTCGCCGTGACGACCCGTCGGCTCGAACCTCGGCGCGCGACCGAGGTGTTGATGCGCGGTTCCTACGTCTTCCTCGGACTGCTCTTTCTCGCGGTGTGGTTCCGACCGCTCGCGTGA
- a CDS encoding pyridoxal phosphate-dependent aminotransferase: MTDFADRVERIAISGIREVFEAAGGDAINLGLGQPDFPTPEHVRGAAVDAIEGGATDGYTSNAGIPELREAISEKHARDNGFDVGPDQVIATAGGSEALHLAIEAHVSAGEEVVIPDPGFVSYAALTHLAGGEPHPVELREDLTMSPADVEAAITDDTAAFVVNSPANPTGAVQSEDDMREFARIADEHDVLCISDEVYEHIVFEGDHHSPMDFAESDNVVVVNACSKAYSMTGWRLGWVAGSDRRIDRMLRVHQYVQACASAPAQYAAEAALSGPQDRVHEMVDAFEERRDVLLDGLADAGLDTPTPQGAFYAMPKAPDGWVDECLDRGVVVVPGEAFGDGGDGYARISYAAGIEDLKDALEIMDDAASAVR, from the coding sequence ATGACGGACTTTGCCGACCGGGTGGAGCGGATCGCGATCAGCGGCATCCGCGAGGTGTTCGAGGCAGCGGGCGGCGACGCGATCAACCTCGGCCTCGGCCAGCCGGACTTCCCGACCCCCGAGCACGTCCGGGGGGCGGCGGTCGACGCGATCGAGGGCGGCGCGACCGACGGCTACACCTCGAACGCGGGCATCCCCGAACTCCGCGAGGCGATCAGCGAGAAACACGCCCGCGACAACGGGTTCGACGTCGGCCCGGACCAGGTGATCGCGACCGCGGGCGGCAGCGAGGCGCTCCACCTCGCGATCGAGGCCCACGTGAGCGCGGGCGAGGAGGTCGTCATCCCCGATCCCGGCTTCGTCTCCTACGCCGCCTTGACCCACCTCGCCGGCGGCGAACCACACCCCGTCGAACTCCGCGAGGACCTCACGATGAGCCCCGCGGACGTGGAGGCAGCCATCACCGACGACACCGCGGCGTTCGTGGTGAACAGCCCCGCCAATCCCACGGGAGCGGTCCAGTCCGAGGACGACATGCGCGAGTTCGCGCGGATCGCCGACGAGCACGACGTGCTCTGCATCTCGGACGAGGTGTACGAACACATCGTCTTCGAGGGGGACCACCACTCGCCGATGGACTTCGCCGAGTCGGACAACGTCGTGGTGGTGAACGCCTGCTCGAAGGCGTACTCGATGACGGGTTGGCGACTCGGCTGGGTCGCGGGCTCCGACCGCCGGATCGACCGAATGCTCCGGGTCCACCAGTACGTCCAGGCTTGCGCGAGCGCGCCCGCTCAGTACGCCGCCGAGGCCGCCCTTTCCGGACCACAGGATCGCGTCCACGAAATGGTCGACGCCTTCGAGGAGCGCCGTGACGTACTGCTCGACGGCCTCGCCGACGCCGGCCTCGACACCCCGACCCCGCAGGGCGCGTTCTACGCCATGCCCAAGGCCCCCGATGGATGGGTCGACGAGTGTCTCGATCGCGGCGTCGTCGTCGTCCCGGGGGAGGCGTTCGGCGACGGCGGCGACGGCTACGCCAGGATCTCCTACGCCGCCGGCATCGAGGACCTGAAGGACGCACTCGAGATCATGGACGACGCCGCAAGCGCGGTTCGCTGA
- a CDS encoding sugar porter family MFS transporter has product MGVADRLVNAEHEHSTFVYVMAGIAALNGLLFGFDVGVISGALLYIDQTFTLSPFLEGVVTSSVLVGAMIGAATGGTLADRFGRRRLTLAGAVVFFVGSFGMALSPTIEWLIVWRVIEGVAVGVASIVGPLLISETAPSDIRGALGFLQQLMITIGILLAYVVNYAFAPEFLGIIGWRWMLWFGAVPAAVLAVGTYFLPESPRWLVENDRLDEARDVLSRVRGTDDIDEEIEHIHEVSETEAKGDLSDLLEPWVRPALVVGVGLAVIQQVSGINTIIYYAPTILNNIGFNDIASIVGTVGVGTVNVLLTVVAILLVDRVGRRPLLLVGTGGMTVMLGILGLGFFLPGLSGVVGYVTLASMIGYVAFYAISLGPVFWLLISEIYPLRIRGTAEGVASVFNWGANFLVALTFLPLINRLGEGLSFWLLGGFCLLAFVFVYSHVPETMGRSLEDIEADLRENAMVGPDRERSTDPASND; this is encoded by the coding sequence ATGGGCGTAGCCGACCGGCTGGTGAACGCCGAGCACGAGCACAGCACCTTCGTCTACGTCATGGCGGGGATCGCCGCGCTCAACGGGTTGCTGTTCGGCTTCGATGTCGGCGTCATTTCGGGGGCGCTGTTGTACATCGACCAGACGTTCACGCTGTCACCGTTTCTCGAAGGCGTCGTCACCAGCAGCGTGCTCGTGGGAGCGATGATCGGCGCGGCGACCGGGGGGACGTTGGCCGATCGGTTCGGCCGTCGCCGGCTGACGCTCGCCGGTGCAGTCGTGTTCTTCGTCGGCTCGTTCGGGATGGCGCTGTCGCCGACGATCGAGTGGCTCATCGTCTGGCGGGTCATCGAGGGCGTCGCCGTCGGCGTCGCGTCGATCGTCGGCCCGCTGTTGATCTCCGAGACGGCTCCCTCCGACATCCGGGGCGCGCTCGGCTTCCTCCAGCAGCTGATGATCACGATCGGGATCCTGCTGGCGTACGTCGTCAACTACGCCTTCGCCCCCGAGTTCCTCGGGATCATCGGCTGGCGCTGGATGCTGTGGTTCGGCGCGGTGCCGGCGGCGGTGCTGGCGGTCGGGACGTACTTCCTCCCCGAGAGCCCGCGCTGGCTCGTCGAAAACGACCGGCTCGACGAGGCGAGAGACGTGCTTTCCCGCGTCCGCGGCACCGACGATATCGACGAGGAGATCGAGCATATCCACGAGGTCAGCGAAACCGAGGCGAAAGGCGACCTCTCGGACCTGCTCGAACCGTGGGTTCGCCCGGCGCTCGTCGTCGGCGTCGGCCTCGCGGTCATCCAGCAGGTAAGCGGCATCAACACCATCATCTACTACGCGCCGACGATCCTCAACAACATCGGGTTCAACGACATCGCCTCGATCGTCGGTACTGTCGGCGTCGGCACGGTCAACGTCCTCTTAACTGTTGTCGCCATCCTCCTCGTGGATCGCGTGGGCCGGCGACCGTTGTTGCTCGTCGGCACCGGTGGGATGACGGTGATGCTTGGAATTCTGGGGCTCGGCTTCTTCCTCCCCGGACTCTCGGGCGTCGTCGGCTACGTGACGCTTGCGAGCATGATCGGCTACGTCGCTTTCTATGCGATCAGTCTCGGGCCGGTGTTCTGGCTGCTCATCTCGGAGATCTACCCGCTTCGCATCCGCGGGACCGCGGAGGGCGTCGCCAGCGTCTTCAACTGGGGAGCGAACTTCCTCGTCGCCCTGACCTTCCTCCCGCTGATCAACAGACTCGGCGAGGGCCTCTCGTTCTGGCTGCTCGGTGGGTTCTGCCTCCTCGCGTTCGTGTTCGTCTACTCGCACGTCCCCGAGACGATGGGCCGCTCGCTCGAAGACATCGAGGCCGACCTCCGCGAGAACGCGATGGTAGGCCCGGATCGGGAGCGATCGACCGACCCCGCGTCCAACGACTGA